In Chrysoperla carnea chromosome 2, inChrCarn1.1, whole genome shotgun sequence, the following proteins share a genomic window:
- the LOC123291598 gene encoding BTB/POZ and MATH domain-containing protein 3-like, with protein sequence MAPHIKGSNIKDRMFSLLQSAIYSDCDIIADDDTIKAHKFILAAVSPVFEEHFFGPFSQSNFYMPYSASITAQILKAAYQQPIYISSKREAREIRDAAEYLQMAELWKIVDNYIENSNKQTSSKHAILT encoded by the coding sequence ATGGCTCCACACATTAAAGGATCGAATATTAAAGATCGAATGTTTAGTTTGTTGCAATCAGCGATATATTCAGATTGTGACATAATTGCGGATGATGATACAATAAAAGCACATAAGTTTATATTAGCAGCAGTTAGCCCAGTATTTGAAGAACATTTCTTCGGACCATTTTCTCAAAGCAATTTTTATATGCCATATAGTGCAAGTATTACAGCACAAATACTGAAAGCAGCATATCAACAACCCATCTATATCTCATCGAAACGTGAAGCAAGAGAAATTCGAGATGCAGCAGAATATTTACAAATGGCTGAATTATGGAAGATTGTTGacaattatatagaaaatagtaataaacaaacatcgTCAAAACATGCTATCTTAACATAG